AAATGGTAATATAAGAAACAAGTTGtaataaaataaaaggaaaaacaataaaaGAAATTTCACTAGATTAAAATAGAACTAAAAAAAAACTAATTGACATGAATTTAATGAAACTTGCAACCTAAGTCATGACTCTGCCTAGCTAGTCCAACCCTACTGTCTAGTTGCTTGTGTTGGGTCTGGTTAAAGGATGACCTATTTGAAAGAGTAGGTGCGCTATTGGTTATACATTTTTCTGTGCCACCTAGACCAAACCTGGCCCATATACTAACTAGGTTTAAAATGGACCCAACATTATGGCTTGGACAATCCTAGTCTGCTTTAACAAAACTGAAAGCCCATATTTGGAGTCCCCTACATACTCTATGAATAACCTAGTAGTCATATTTGTAGGATGGGCACTAATTTATTTGCAGGAGAAGGTTCTATTAACGTTGAGCAGTAGTCTTGTGTTGATTCTTCTACTCATTTTCCATGTCAATATTTATTTTCCATCTAAATGTATAATGAGTACACCTTTCCTTTTTTCAATCCAGCATTGGACATGACCATCGAACTGAACTAACCTTGTTGGTTAATGGCTTTCAACTAGCTCAAAATTCATGACTAAAAACAAAACCATGCCGACCTGGTCATGCATGCTTGCTCTAATCTTGATCTTGTTGGGTTGCAAGCCTAATATTGATGaagttgaatttaattttaaaattggatTGGAGCAACTTCCTCAACCAATATTCTTAAACATAGCAGGGATATTGACACATTATGTTGTTCGGGTCACTATCAGCGAATTGACCACAGGTGGATCCATTAATCTGTgacaatataaaataaaaaatatgaattaggAAAGTatagaataataattttattatatataatgatgaGCACTTGAAAGCGATCTTTTTGGTCTCTGCTCCAATATGAACATCAGTTTACCGATGGTTCAACCACGGACATGTCAAAACCTTTTCCTCGAAGCAATAAAGCAGAACCcatctaaaaaaaatcttctaaCTTCTTGGAATCAAAAAGGGAAGAGCAATTTCAAGCCCAGACTCAAAACAATCCTGCTTATATATTTTTCAGATCAGTGTCCATATAAACATACTAACTATCATACTACCGGTCAAGATCTATAAGTCAGAAATTACGATAACTACtgcatattcataaaaaatatcaaagtctATCTCTAGTTTGCTTTCTCATACCGAATCCCTGAGTCAAGCTAAACctctaaatctataaaaataataaaatataaagtaaCGAGCTaaacagtccagtaagcaatgagcatcttgactagataattcatgtaataatataaattataaatatcaaaatataactTATCATTAATCAGTGTACCAacataatcaaatttattttcagaACATAAATTTACTAATGTTagtatctttcaaatattcaaatatataatcatatattagaTTTCGAAATCAAACATATTCaaaaatctgattcaaaataaaGTATAGTCAACTCATCAATCTTTAACTATATGAccacacttatatcctatggCTGAAACagaataccatacttatatcctatggtcGGATCAGAATACGACATTTATATCTTTTGGAGGATCGAAATACCATGCTTATACCCCATAGTTAGATCAGAATACCATATTTAAATCCTATGATGGAGCCAGAATATCATACTTATACCTTATGGTTAGATCAGAAACAGAATGATGAGCTTAGAGTGCCGATGCATAACCCCAAATTGGTAAGATTCAAAACATAATCAAGTTGAGAGTTAAAGATttattcatattaaaatttttttcacaaaataacacatatttcataatcaaatcaaaatatgtaTACATGAATTCAGATCAGTAAATAGTTACAACAATAGAACAAAAAAATGTTACttcaaaatttcatatcaaatTCCATTCAAAACATATTTCATAAGATtaataaatcatatataaattccataataatatatttgattttcaaaataatattatataaataaaaaatctagagaATATGAATCATTACTTACCATACATATATtctaataaatccatataatttcaaaaatttttctatcaaATCTGATATCTCCAATCGTACTCTTATCAAAATTTAaccataattatttttaaaataaaaattttaaattctcatAGAATTGGCTATGCAGTAGCACCCAACATCTAATCAGTTTGATCTAAGGTATCAAATCGATCAATTACAAATTAAGGATCATGCATGAATGAATGGATGCAATCGATAATGTAATTTTATAATACTCGATTTGATCAAAGTGGAGATCGGCAACCTATCTGACACTCAAAGATCAAGATCTCTTCATTAGGATCTATCAAGGCTAttagatgatttttttaagaatccaaaaaattctagaaaagagACACCTTTAGAGAGAAAAGCTtgaagagaaagaaagtgagaaTTTTCTAGagtgaaaatcaaagagaaactagagaaaaaatagagagagaaataatttcatagagaaaaaggaagaggcaaGAGGCAAGAGAgataaactctctctctcttcttttctttcttttcttttttcttttttctttctccttcctcttttcttcctaaCGGGATGGGAGACTGTGGTCCCTATTTGTTCCTCGGATCGTGGAGCACTGCCAGCATGACAATAGCCAGTGGCAGCTCGGATTGTCATGGTGCAGCCAAAGATCCTAGACTAATGGTTGGCGATGACCACCAGCATCAGAAAAATCTAAAAGACAATcagcaaaaaacaaaaaaaagtagGAGATTTTTGAAACCGATTCAAACCCTTCATTTTTCAACTAAAATCCGATGATAGCCGTCCAGAATCATGACCTAATAgctaaaaaaagaaagagaggagcaTTCTCAACCTCTTATCTAGCTTTTTGATTGGCTcttattactctatattttactaATTTTACAGATTCAAACGATTAGCTTGACTCAGAAATTCATTATAAGAGAGAACTAAAGGTagactttgatatttttattttagattaggattattaaaatttgatttcagaaccatggaatattattttgtaagatatttgatttagttatttgaattaaagttgaatattaattatttaaattttatttcaatgttgctttatgatatcgtGATAAAATATTTTGCATGCCGGTGAAGAGAACTATTCATGAGTATGCAATAGTTATCATGATCCTAGACTCgtaatctcggatcggaggcatgACAGGCCATAACTAGCCTAATGTTGGGTCTAGTATCAACTTTTGAAAGGTAAATATTGTGTttcatatctattttattatttagttgtttGGCATGCTTAGATCCtactttaaaatattatattacttTCTGGGCTGATATTAGCTTATTATTCTTTCATTTTCTATTTCTAGATATTGAACAATTACACATGACTTGGACGAGTGCATTTGATTGTTGGACATATTTGTGTTAGATGGACTTCGAGCTTACtttattttatcttaatttaatttagttttggATATATTATTGGTTTGAGTGATAATAATTGATTGGAATTTTATGACTCTTATTATTTTAAGGTGTTTGTTTATGAgaataatttgatttgatcctgattatattaatttttaaggattaaaaagttattattattattttaaaattattatgattTGGTCAATAGTCATGCATGCTTATACGGTCCGTCTTGTAAATATGTGGCATCTGTTGTATGCTCAATTTGGGGAGCGACACTCGGGCATTGCATGATATTAGATGATAGGGGCCATTAAACTGATCTCACAAATTGAAGAAGAGGGCATCGATCTTTGAACCCTTGACAAGGGTACAAAGTGGAAGGCCCTCCGATCCCGAAGGCAAGAACATAGATTGGCAAGTTGATCACGCAACTTGATGGAAGAAGTCATCTGCAAACTTACaaaataattcttttattattCAATAAACGGGGCATCTTTTTATCCAAGGGGAAGGAGGGCATAATCTCGTCAATGACCTTTCTTACAACATTCCACGTATGAAATGAAAAGATATTATTCTACATTCCACATAAATTTGATCATAGTCTAAAATCACCAATGGCAGATCAGCACGGAGTGCTCTGCCGATACTTTAGTGCACAGCCTTGGTCTACGGGGATGAATGGTCCCCTGTCCGAATGCAAGAAGTCGATGTGCCCCAGCTACTGCTCGGCCGGATCAACCAGCTTGAGGCCCCCAGAGTCTTCACAATGCCTCAGATACGGGAATAGCGCCCCTTGGTCGACAGATGATCTTGCCCTCGCCTTGCAATCGAGAAATGGAGGAAAATGGAAACAAGGATCCATGGACATGGCTCGACGACAACGAGGGTTTGCCATCTGGTTTGATGTCTTAAACGCGACAATCCATGGCTTGAAACCACCAAGACCTCGAGCCACATACCCGAAAGTAGACCAGGAGCTCGAGACCAACGTATCAGTCAAGCTCAGCAGATAAATCTCCGCCCATGCTTTCATCTCATGCATATCCTTCCCCGTCTGCTCGAATCCTTCATGGCTTGGCTGATAGACACCAATGATCTCCCCAGTTGCAGTTGGGTGCTCCCAATACATGTTCCTTATCCTCTCAAAGTATGCAGAGTCCAAAGAAGTTACAAGCACAACCTTCGACTTTGCATCAGCACTGGAAGCCACAGGTTCCTGGAGACTGATGTTTGGTAGCACCTTTTCCTCCAGAGAGCATGTTAGGATCTGATCTAAGACATGCTGAAATAGAGTGTTCTTCTTGTCAAAGATTCTGATCTGAATGCCCACTGTTTCATCAGCCTTGGCTAGATAGGCCCGATAAGACCTGCCGATCAGACCCCACACCGGGTTGGTAGGGTGGAAAAGATAACGCCCCAGGTGATGGAAAACAGTATCTTTCTTAGGGAACAGCCGACTGAGTTCTTGTTCATATTCTGGGATCAGAAAGAGTGTTGGCACGAAGTATTGGTTGGATCTTAGCAGCAGCCATGGTACCTTTTGAAGGAGCCGCTGATCATCTTCGCAGTAAAAGAGCTTATCGAAGTCACCGTAATCATGGCTTAGATGGAGGTAGACATAGGGTGGCAGCTGCGACCCGTTTGTGGCACCATTGACTTCATGACCAATGACCTTATCTTTCAGCATCTTTCCGTAACTCCGGGGGTCATCTTTGTACATGCTGCTAACGTGGTCGATAGGGAAGTCCGAAGGTAGAAACCATGTGGTATTGGGAAATGGTTCGCAAAAGAGTTGGGAAATGTGGGCACCTCTGTCGATAAGTAGGACCCTGTTGGTAAGTAGAGCATACAGAAATGCCGAAGTAAGAGTCAACATCCTGTTCCCCAAGCCGCTGTATGATAGCACCACCACATAATTGCACTCCAAATTTTCAGCGCTATTACCAGATTTCAGCTGTTCGATGGCTCGACGGTACAATTCGGTGTCTGGACCACATTTTTTCTGGAGAGCTTCTTGTTTCCTCAATCTTTCTAACAGATGAGGAGAAGGTAGGTGGGGCGATTCTTTGCGATACAATACAGACTGGTATCTGCTAAGACAGGATCCTTCATCAAACCCAGGAACCAGCAGACCGCCGAGAAGTATATCTTTAGTGATATTTTTCCGGGGGAAATTGCCCTCTGTGATGTTTGAACCTGATCATTCACAAAATTATGTAGAAATAAGCTAATAACTGAACCTGGAGAGATCGATAAGATGAATATCACAAAATAGTAAATTATATACAATGCCTGTGTCATGGTTAATGGGTTAAAGCATTGGGAGAGGAACTAGAAGATCAAATGACAATCAAGCCTCTACATGCCAATTAGCAGTTCAAATGTGATTGAGGTCCATTTGGATGTCTTGCTTTCAATAATAATGCAGGCTGTTGAGGAAATGTGAAGTAAATCTAAAAGGACGTGACGCCAACGAAATTAAATATTCATGGATGTAATTGTATGTCAGAGTCGTACTAGTGGAGTATCTTCTGGGACTCTGGAAGCAGTTGTGTTAAAATGACATAATACCAACCAATTAATACCGATGATGCAAACATCGTAAACAATCATCGGTTGATGAGTTAACAGTTTCAAGGAGAATTAAAAGATTAATTACGACGTCCAACTAACAAATAtattatatcatcaaaaattatGATCTGGTCCTAAATAGAGTCCACATGTTTGGTCAAATTACGGGTTTAGCGGACAAGTTTAGATCCAAATTTGCTACCTATATGCAGGCTGGCTGTGGATTGACCATTTTACACTTGAATGCTCATCTCTCAACCCAACACGCCAATCTGAACCAGACTGATCTAATTCTAATGAAATTATATACAACTTATGACAACCAATACAACTTTTAAATACAGAGTGTAAAATAAGATGTGGTAGTTGAGATATGGAATAACACATCACAAATCACAAGGTGGAAAGCCAATCAGATCTGGCATCCTATTGCAAGTTTAACATTCCCCACCAGCAAACATCTTCATGTAGCTTCAGGGGAGGCAAAGCAGAAAAGCtaaagatctgaaaataatacCGCCTGCATATCCAGCTTTTTGCTTTTATTAGTAAATACAGCTCAAACGCGTACGATCTGGAGAGGATCAGATGTATGCAGCCTTACATCTATACGCAGAAAGTTTGTATCCGTGTTTCTAATCGGCAACACCCAAAGTCACAATAGAGCAACCAGGTTCACTCTTCATGAAAGCCGCAAACTCAAAAAAAGATACTGCTGACAGCTTAACAAGAATTTGACcaaaaaaagaaggacaataagTTTGGAGGAAGATGGAAGACAAGATACCTTGTTTTGCCTTTGCTTCAAAGCCCCCTGTTCCTTCAACTCTTCCAGCTTTACAAAAAAATTCCAATGATGGGCTTCGATTGGAGAGGACGATGATGAACGGCAGGAGCATCAGAATGAAGGTAGCCAGGATGACCGCTGGCCTCTGAAAGACCAAACTGGGCTTCTCCTCCGACTCAGCTCGACACAACGCTTCGCTCTCCGAGTCATGGTTGCTAACTGGAGATGGCTGCTGTTTCCGGATCCGCCTCGAGTCCATTACCAGCTGTCTACTGTTCGGCTGTGGCCAGAGGTCCCCAGAAATATCCAAGCAGAAAAGAGTGGTGTTGGATCTGGAAGAAAGGAAGATGCGGGTCTAATTTGTTAGTCTCTGAACTTGTGAAAGGATGAAATTTAGCAAAAAACGAATACAATGTACCGCGTGATATATAGTGTAAACGTGGCTATTAATTTTCTCTTTCCGTATCCATCTgactttatttattatttatgtgtTTATGGGATCTAAAATTTCCAAGAGGAACTGAATACGAGAGGTTGAACTTTCTAGTCCATGATTAGCTGGCAGTTGTTTTATATAGACTCCGTTCCCTCGAATTAACTCGACGCGCCCTTCCATTGACCAGATCTCTGATCGGTTGATATTTACGTTTTGCTCCAACGAATACTCCAATCGAGTTCAGGAAATTGATTGCTTGCATTGGGCTCTACCCACCTCCATGTAGAGGAAGGGGTTAAGTCAAAAACAAAGATGCAAGTTGAAATGAAGCAATAAAATACTTCACTATATATGTAAGCAAAATAGAAAGCTTCACTGGATGAACATTGAGTAATTATGGGTTCGGCTGACCATAATGAAGTCGACCTTCTAACttaaaatgataaatcaaattgCAGCTGAAATGGGGTAGTAAAACAACATTATGatgttcttccttttcttctctcctATCCCTACTTTGTAAGGTTTTCCCTCCCTTgtgttatcatttttttttttttttttgttttttggtgcACTCCCTTTTGTTATCATTTGTAATATACTTTTGCTGAAATGTCGGTGGCATTCTCACTACACTTGTCAGAAAAACGTGGTACGAGATAAGATAGAACAGACTGTCTAATATCTGCTGCTTCTGCTTCTAAACTAAATCCATTGCAACGGTAACTACGACACATGAtataatttgatctaattttgagtgTTTAGAATACTTCCTCTTGATTCCATCCCTGTTTCATTAACAAAATATAGACTTGTATGTTTGATAAATAGTTTACAGCAATTGTTATGAATTTATGTAAATTAATCAATTTGCCTTTTTGTAGATGGAATATGGAGGAAGTAAGGTACTTTCCCCactcaaattaattaatttaaaaaatctgTGCAGAAGGAAAGGAAATCTGAAGAGAtacatggaaagagaaagaaattaaGGTGAAGCTAAAGGGGATGCGCAAGTCCATATTTGATGGCATCCTTCAATCATTTTCTCCAGCACCCCCAGGTGTTCCCATAGATGAAAAGAGCAAAGGATTTTttgtagaattgaaaaaaaataaatgcttGTGGCTGAAAAGAATTCCTTTGTTCCTTTCAATTCAAATATGTCAAAACATAGACATCAATAATTGGTCCCATGTTCTTCTTAAAAGGTTAGTTAAATATGCCATTTTCTCTGAGATGTCCACAAAGATAACTTCTCATTTTGTTAACCTTTCAGTTTGATCCTTTCTTGGTAATTGTAAATAAGAAGAAATTATTCACCTAAAAAAAGGTTGTTTTATCCATGTCCTTGTCAAGCACTATCAGACCATCCTTATACTTCACGTTGTTACGTAAAAAGATAGCTTGTTGTCTTTTTTCTTATCGTATATATGAACCTAGCAATTGGACAAGCTTTAACCTTATAATAGATATTGCAGAGTAATTTGGTAAAACAATCTTGTATACTCCATGTACAACTTTAGGGAGGCAAAATGCTAAGGAAGCTTATGTTCCCCTCGATTACTTTTAAGTGTTGCACCAGGATCCGATACCACATagtacagtaaaaaaaaaaataataaaataagaaacacaatacaaatacgtggattggcctcaagcctacctccatggaGCATGCAAAAGTcactatgagaaaataaaataaaatcaatacaagaaaaactcaccactcatcctttgtataaaaatttttcaagaaaaatctttaaaatcctcataaaagctctctgaaatctcTGTTGAAGCTTTTTACACCTTCAGGACGTCGTCAGCTTCCCAATGCAACTGACAGCTTGTCAATCGGAGTTATATAAACTCCAGAAACTCCAAAACACTGTTACACTAGGAAATAGAGTCACAATCAAGTCTAAAATCATCCGTGgccatccgatcgtgatcggctcgcACCAGAGTCGTCCAATCGTGCACATCAGGGTCACTGATCACCTGATCAAGTCTGAAATCATCTTCAGCTATTCGATCACGATCGACTGCGATCTGGGCCGTCAGATAGCACAAAAACACCCTAAACCGTGTGTGGACTGCATGTTCGGTCCACGCCGGTCCCATGAACTGCCCAACGCCccacggtccacgatggaccgcacAGGGGCGTTGGGTCGCCAGTGCATGCTGGGCCGGTCCATGCGCACGCTCGCACTGGGCCCGCCCATGCACTGGGCCATGCGCGCCTATGGTG
This genomic window from Elaeis guineensis isolate ETL-2024a chromosome 13, EG11, whole genome shotgun sequence contains:
- the LOC140853373 gene encoding galactoside 2-alpha-L-fucosyltransferase-like, with amino-acid sequence MDSRRIRKQQPSPVSNHDSESEALCRAESEEKPSLVFQRPAVILATFILMLLPFIIVLSNRSPSLEFFCKAGRVEGTGGFEAKAKQGSNITEGNFPRKNITKDILLGGLLVPGFDEGSCLSRYQSVLYRKESPHLPSPHLLERLRKQEALQKKCGPDTELYRRAIEQLKSGNSAENLECNYVVVLSYSGLGNRMLTLTSAFLYALLTNRVLLIDRGAHISQLFCEPFPNTTWFLPSDFPIDHVSSMYKDDPRSYGKMLKDKVIGHEVNGATNGSQLPPYVYLHLSHDYGDFDKLFYCEDDQRLLQKVPWLLLRSNQYFVPTLFLIPEYEQELSRLFPKKDTVFHHLGRYLFHPTNPVWGLIGRSYRAYLAKADETVGIQIRIFDKKNTLFQHVLDQILTCSLEEKVLPNISLQEPVASSADAKSKVVLVTSLDSAYFERIRNMYWEHPTATGEIIGVYQPSHEGFEQTGKDMHEMKAWAEIYLLSLTDTLVSSSWSTFGYVARGLGGFKPWIVAFKTSNQMANPRCRRAMSMDPCFHFPPFLDCKARARSSVDQGALFPYLRHCEDSGGLKLVDPAEQ